GAGAGCTTGTCTGGCGGCAAAATCACCGTGGTTTCCGTCACCACACCGGAAAGCCGCTGAGCGATCTCGGCCATCAGGGCGTCAACCCCCTCACCCGTAACTGCCGAAACAGCCATCACGTTTTGCCGGCCAGTTGCCTTTTCCGCGATAGCCTGATGCGCTTCCGGCTCCAGCCTGTCGATCTTATTCCAAACCTCGATAATGCGTTCGTCACGCTCTTTTTCATCAATGCCGAGGTCGGAGAGAATCCGCATAACATCACCCGCCTGCGCACCATTGTCCGGGTCGGCCATGTCACGCACATGCAGGATCAAGTCCGCTTCCAGCACTTCTTCAAGCGTAGCGCGAAAGGCTGCGACCAGATGGGTCGGCAGGTCCGAGATAAAGCCAACCGTATCCGAGAGAATGACGGTGCGGCCCTGTGGCAATTTCATGCGGCGCAGCGTCGGGTCCAGCGTGGCAAACAGCATATCTTCGGCCAGTACACCTGCCCCGGTAATCCGATTGAACAGTGTCGATTTTCCGGCATTGGTATAGCCGACAAGGGCAACGATCGGATGCGGCACCTTGCGGCGTTTGGCGCGGTGCAGTTGGCGGGTTCGCACCACCTGCTCCAACTCGCGTTCCAGCCGCACGATGCGATCCTGCAACATCCGCCGGTCGGCCTCGATCTGGGTTTCGCCGGGACCGCCCATGAAACCCGCACCACCGCGCTGACGCTCCAAGTGGGTCCAGCTACGGACCAGGCGACCCTTCTGGTAATTCAGATGGGCCAGATCGACCTGCAATGTGCCTTCCTTGGTGGAGGCGCGGCGGCCGAAGATTTCCAGGATCAGACCCGTGCGGTCGATGACCTTGGCGTTCCATTGCTTTTCCAGATTGCGCTGCTGAACCGGCGTCAATGGATGATCAACAATGACCAGACCGGCATCATGGCTATCGAGCAGCGCCTTGATTTCCTCGATCTTGCCGCTGCCGATAAGGGTCGCCGGACGCGGCTGGTTGACGGTAACGATCAGGCCTTGCACGATTGTCAGATCAATGGCACGGGCAAGGCCCATGGCCTCTTCCAATCGGCTCTCGTGGCTGCGGGTCGTGGTCGGACCAAGCTCAGCCGAGGCCTTTTCACTGGAACGGGCCTGCTTCAGCACTGGAA
This region of Agrobacterium vitis genomic DNA includes:
- the hflX gene encoding GTPase HflX, which produces MHRDDMRAVVLVPVLKQARSSEKASAELGPTTTRSHESRLEEAMGLARAIDLTIVQGLIVTVNQPRPATLIGSGKIEEIKALLDSHDAGLVIVDHPLTPVQQRNLEKQWNAKVIDRTGLILEIFGRRASTKEGTLQVDLAHLNYQKGRLVRSWTHLERQRGGAGFMGGPGETQIEADRRMLQDRIVRLERELEQVVRTRQLHRAKRRKVPHPIVALVGYTNAGKSTLFNRITGAGVLAEDMLFATLDPTLRRMKLPQGRTVILSDTVGFISDLPTHLVAAFRATLEEVLEADLILHVRDMADPDNGAQAGDVMRILSDLGIDEKERDERIIEVWNKIDRLEPEAHQAIAEKATGRQNVMAVSAVTGEGVDALMAEIAQRLSGVVTETTVILPPDKLSLISWVYENTMVDSREDRDDGSVSLDLRLSEQQASALERKLGLIQPVRSEDWD